Genomic segment of Candidatus Paceibacterota bacterium:
ATCCTTGATGTTATAGAAAAAGAAATTTCAACACCAAGAGCCAAGATTTCACCAAACGCTCCCGAGATCATTGTTATGAAGATTAGACCAGATCAAATCGGACTAGTGATCGGTTCTGGCGGTAAAACTATCAACGAAATTCGTGACACTACACTCGTAGAAGATATTACTATTGAAGATGACGGATCTATCTTTATCACAGGTAAAAATGAAACTGCTCAAAAAGCAAAAGATATCATATACGGCATGACTCGTGAATATCTAGCCGGTGAAAAATTTGAAGGTGAAGTCGTTCGCCTTATGGACTTCGGCGCTTTCGTAAAGATTGGTCCTAATGCAGAAGGTCTGGTTCACGTTTCAGAAATAGCACCATTCCGAGTAGAAAGAGTTGAAACTTATCTCAAAGAAGGGGACAAAGTTCCTGTAGCGGTGAAAGAAGTAGATGAAAAAGGAAGAATCAATCTATCAATCAAAACTGCAAATCCAACATTCTTCACAAAAAAAGAAGAAGTCCCTAAACCAAAGACGGAATTTAAGAAAAGGTACTAGTCAGATTTGTGAGGATTAGAGTTTCTCATAACTCTTGCTATAATAGAGAGATGGATGATGATCTAATCAAACCAGCTCCTGTTCAAAATGTTCCAAATACTAGTCCTGCCGTAGAAGAACGTGAGGATGAAGCTACGAACGTACAAATGTTTGATATAACAGCGGACCTAAACATCTCACCCGCCAAAGATGATGTTGAAAATCCTGCCCCCATATCACCACAGACAATTTCAGCGATCTCCACAGCTTCAATAAATACAGCCCGACCAATAAAAACAGAGATTCCAAAACCTATTCCAATAAATATCCCAATAAGCACACCAAAGGTAGATCTAAAAAAGACGACTCTGGAAGAAGCTGTTTCAAAGATAACAATCCCAGGTACAAATCCTCCAACACCTGTAAGACCTGAACTTACCCCAAAACCACAGGCAACAACTTCTCAATACGGACCAGCAAACCCTCCTGCAAAGACTATAGGGTCTACAACTTTTTCCTTCAAACCAGTTGATCAAACAAAAAACATTCCTGCAAGACCAACTTCTTTACAAGAGGCGGTTTCATCTATAAGTCAATCAAATGAAGGTAAGACCATACCCAGTAAACCTGTAGAAATAAAAAATGGTCCGAATGTAAAACCAATACGAACATACGAGACTGATTTTGCTGAAGCAATGTCCAAGAGAAATCTATCAAAGGCTTCTTTTGCCATAGCTGAAGACAAAAAAGAAGAGGCTATAAAAAATGAAGTTGTAAGAAATGAGACAATCAAAGAAGACGATATAATCTCCAATGAAAATATAGCGATTGCAGACCGTGTAAGGATGGTTGAACAAAAAGAACCATCCCATCTAATCAAAAACCTAATCCTAAGTATATTGAGTCTGATTTTGGTAGGAGGTGGAGCATATACTGCTTATTACTTTTATTCCAAGAGTCAATTATCTCTTGTAACTCCTCCTGTACCTGTAGCACAACCTCAATATTCCAGATCAATTATTAAATCTGACAGTCAAAGTATTATAAATATAGACAATCTGACTCAAGATCAGATAATATCTCGCATAAAAAAGGAAATAGACAAAACTCAAAAAGAAAATAGTATAAAAGAAATCCTCCTTACAAAAACACTAAACGATATAACCGAGAAAACTTCGGCCAAAAAGATACTTGAAATAGCAAGATTAACACCTCCAGATATCTTCAGTAGATCACTTGGCACAGACTGGATGCTTGGTGTATACGCCAGCACTAATGGACAAAAAAATACTTTTGTAATAACGACAAACAACTTCTTCCAAAACACTTTCGCTGGAATAATTCAGTGGGAAAAGACTATGCCCGAAGATTTGGGACAATATCTATATCCAACATTTCCCAATAACGCTTCGTCTTCCGAATTATCAAAGATAACATTACGTGGACAATACAAAGATCGTATTATAAAGAATAAAGATGTCCGTGAATATATAGCTGAAAATGGACACATTATCTTTCTATATTCGTTCATAGACAACAATAAACTAGTCATAACGGATAGTGAAGAGACTTTACAAGAAATAATCTCAAGGCTTGAAAAAACAACACTTATAAGATAATATGAGGTTATGAACAAAAGAGACTTGGAGCATTTCAAAACTAAATTATTAGAGGAAAAAAAGGATCTTGAAACCGAGCTTGGTGAAGTTGCCCAAAAAAATCCATCTTTAGCACAAGGTTGGGAAGCCACTTCAGGCAATATGGACGTTGACCCAGCCGATGAAAACGAGGTTGCAGACAAGTTTGAAGAATATGAAGGCAACAAAGGTGTCATGGAAAAGCTAGAAAAACAGTTAAATGAAGTAAATTCTGCTTTAGAGAGGATTAACAATGGTAATTACGGTATATGTGAGGTTTGCAAAGAGCCCATAGAAAAAGAACGTCTAGAAGCAAACCCTTCTTCAAAAATTTCAATAAAACACAAGCACTAACAGAAAAATCCCGAGATATTGTCTCGGGATTTTTCTTAATCATTTCTTTAACCTTTCTTAATCAGGATTTTAACTCGTATCTGTATGATTATTAGATGAGCTTAGCAAAAACATACAGCGC
This window contains:
- a CDS encoding TraR/DksA C4-type zinc finger protein; the protein is MNKRDLEHFKTKLLEEKKDLETELGEVAQKNPSLAQGWEATSGNMDVDPADENEVADKFEEYEGNKGVMEKLEKQLNEVNSALERINNGNYGICEVCKEPIEKERLEANPSSKISIKHKH